One stretch of Pedobacter riviphilus DNA includes these proteins:
- a CDS encoding FEKKY domain-containing protein encodes MKKPVLILIFICFATLHLSAKVVRHVDTAKIYSVKLANTDLKNGKIKFLIRGGIVATYIKGQELFEKKYGVDYYDFGCVMPSGFSIEDYNKVVASFMDRKYGKVWRKEVRKDIRGI; translated from the coding sequence ATGAAAAAGCCCGTTTTAATATTGATATTTATTTGCTTCGCAACACTTCATTTAAGTGCTAAAGTTGTAAGGCATGTAGATACTGCAAAAATATATAGCGTTAAACTGGCGAATACCGATTTGAAAAATGGAAAGATTAAATTTCTAATCCGTGGTGGTATAGTAGCTACATATATTAAAGGACAGGAACTATTTGAAAAGAAATATGGTGTAGATTATTATGATTTTGGATGTGTAATGCCTTCAGGCTTTTCTATTGAGGATTATAATAAAGTTGTGGCTTCTTTTATGGACAGGAAATATGGAAAGGTTTGGCGCAAAGAAGTAAGGAAGGATATTCGGGGGATTTAG
- the fbp gene encoding class 1 fructose-bisphosphatase has protein sequence MVCGVKTLGQFIIEKQADFPYAKGELSRLLRDIGIAAKIVNREINKAGLVDILGDMGTTNIQGEEQKKLDVYADEQFIAALTSGGECCIVATEEEDEIIHIESPVSQNAKYIVCIDPLDGSSNTDVNVAVGTIFSIYRRKSVEGRASLADVLQKGTEQVAAGYIIYGSSTMLVYTTGKGVNGFTLDPSIGEFCLSHPQMKIPETGYMYSVNEGNYVHFPDGVKKYIKYCQVEDEATKRPYTSRYIGSMVGDIHRNLIKGGIYIYPTTARSPNGKLRLLYECNPMAFIIEQAGGKASTGFDRILDIQPTELHQRVPVFIGSRNMVEKAEEMMLLYTAKSISLEAKAENTLQDLGVVGGVD, from the coding sequence ATGGTTTGTGGCGTAAAAACACTAGGGCAATTTATTATAGAAAAACAAGCAGATTTCCCTTATGCTAAAGGAGAACTTTCGAGGTTATTGAGGGACATTGGTATTGCTGCAAAAATTGTAAACCGGGAAATTAATAAAGCTGGCCTGGTTGATATTTTAGGCGATATGGGAACCACCAATATTCAGGGCGAAGAACAAAAGAAGTTAGATGTTTATGCCGATGAACAGTTTATTGCAGCTTTAACCAGTGGTGGCGAATGCTGCATTGTGGCAACTGAAGAAGAAGACGAAATTATCCATATCGAATCGCCGGTATCTCAAAATGCAAAATACATTGTCTGCATCGATCCTTTAGACGGTTCATCTAATACTGATGTGAATGTTGCGGTAGGAACTATTTTTTCTATTTACAGGCGAAAGTCAGTAGAAGGCCGGGCCAGCTTGGCTGATGTGCTGCAAAAAGGCACAGAACAGGTTGCGGCTGGCTATATCATTTATGGTTCGTCTACTATGCTTGTTTACACTACAGGCAAGGGAGTGAACGGTTTTACGCTCGATCCATCGATCGGTGAGTTCTGTCTTTCGCACCCACAGATGAAAATTCCTGAAACCGGTTATATGTACTCTGTAAACGAAGGGAATTATGTACATTTTCCGGATGGGGTAAAAAAATACATTAAATATTGCCAGGTAGAGGATGAGGCTACCAAACGCCCATATACCTCGCGTTATATTGGCTCAATGGTAGGCGATATTCACCGCAATTTAATTAAAGGTGGTATTTATATTTATCCAACAACTGCGCGCTCACCAAATGGAAAATTACGTTTGTTATATGAATGTAACCCAATGGCCTTTATTATAGAGCAGGCAGGGGGGAAGGCCAGTACGGGGTTCGATCGTATATTGGATATTCAGCCAACCGAATTGCACCAAAGGGTGCCGGTATTTATCGGGTCGAGAAATATGGTAGAAAAAGCTGAAGAAATGATGCTTTTATATACGGCCAAATCAATTTCGCTCGAAGCTAAAGCAGAAAATACGCTGCAGGATTTGGGTGTAGTTGGTGGAGTTGATTAA
- the rnhA gene encoding ribonuclease HI — MIEIYTDGAASGNPGPGGWGTILRAGQHYKELSGGFRMTTNNRMELLAVIKGLEALKSLNQQVTVYSDSKYVVDAVEKKWVFGWVTKNFKDKKNKDLWLRFLELYKLHKVKFVWIKGHNDHPENERCDRLAVFASQDKQNLAIDTVFEVERAKGV, encoded by the coding sequence ATGATCGAAATTTATACAGACGGAGCAGCTAGCGGAAACCCCGGACCAGGCGGTTGGGGTACAATTTTAAGGGCAGGACAACATTACAAGGAATTAAGCGGTGGCTTTAGAATGACCACTAATAACCGTATGGAACTATTGGCTGTAATAAAAGGATTAGAAGCATTAAAAAGCTTAAACCAACAGGTAACCGTTTATTCCGATTCGAAATATGTAGTAGATGCAGTAGAGAAGAAATGGGTTTTCGGCTGGGTAACCAAAAATTTTAAGGATAAAAAAAACAAAGACCTGTGGCTGAGATTCCTTGAACTGTACAAACTTCACAAAGTGAAATTCGTTTGGATTAAAGGCCACAACGACCATCCGGAGAATGAGCGTTGCGACCGTTTAGCGGTTTTTGCCTCGCAAGACAAACAGAATCTTGCTATAGATACCGTATTTGAAGTAGAAAGAGCTAAAGGAGTTTAA
- a CDS encoding AraC family transcriptional regulator, with product MQPLLIETKTVLQHTIFVKEVNVKNLSNPLHFHNEYEMVLINKGNGRRIVGDSIENFVKGDLVIMGPNLPHVMYNDKEYYLPESTKEVRAIVTYFRLDWLNDNFLNSNEATKFNELIKDINRGIHISGTSHKQVVKILNELLLSSGLKKIIHLLTILELLSETKEYKCLSSIGYSNPYNQKDVQRIDKIYNYIMNNFTEDLTLEKAAALSNMTVTAFCKYFKGRTQKTFTHFVNEIRIGHACKLLYNDHLSISQICFQSGFNNLTNFNRNFKRFIKISPSDFKKNLSI from the coding sequence ATGCAGCCACTCCTGATCGAAACGAAAACAGTCCTACAGCATACCATCTTTGTGAAAGAGGTGAATGTCAAAAATCTCAGTAACCCATTGCATTTTCACAACGAATACGAAATGGTACTGATTAACAAAGGCAATGGCAGAAGAATCGTTGGGGACAGCATTGAAAACTTTGTTAAAGGTGACTTGGTAATCATGGGACCCAATCTGCCTCATGTAATGTATAATGATAAAGAGTATTACCTTCCTGAATCGACAAAAGAGGTAAGAGCGATCGTCACCTATTTCAGGCTGGACTGGTTAAATGATAATTTTTTAAATTCCAATGAGGCCACTAAATTCAACGAACTGATTAAAGACATTAACAGAGGTATACATATATCAGGAACCTCACATAAGCAGGTGGTAAAAATATTGAACGAATTACTCCTTAGCAGCGGACTAAAAAAAATCATACACTTACTTACAATACTAGAACTGCTATCGGAAACCAAGGAATATAAATGTCTTTCAAGTATAGGATATAGCAACCCTTATAATCAAAAGGATGTACAACGCATAGACAAGATCTACAATTATATAATGAATAATTTTACGGAGGACCTTACGCTTGAAAAAGCTGCAGCATTATCAAACATGACCGTTACGGCATTTTGCAAATACTTTAAAGGTAGAACCCAAAAAACCTTTACGCATTTTGTAAACGAAATAAGGATCGGTCATGCCTGTAAACTGCTATATAACGATCACTTGTCCATTTCACAGATCTGCTTTCAAAGCGGCTTCAATAACCTCACCAACTTTAACCGAAACTTTAAACGTTTTATTAAAATCAGCCCATCAGATTTTAAAAAGAACCTCAGTATTTAA
- the gloA2 gene encoding SMU1112c/YaeR family gloxylase I-like metalloprotein: MLRIHHIAIICADYEKSKDFYVNKLGFTVLAEVYRAERKSYKLDLAVNGVYQIELFSFENPPARPSRPEAQGLRHLAFEVADIEKEISRLNDRGIVTEPIRIDEFTGKRFTFFADPDGLPLELYEI, from the coding sequence ATGCTACGTATCCATCATATTGCCATTATTTGTGCTGATTACGAGAAATCGAAAGATTTTTATGTGAATAAGCTGGGTTTTACTGTTTTGGCAGAGGTTTATCGGGCTGAAAGGAAATCGTATAAGTTAGATCTTGCCGTAAATGGTGTATACCAGATCGAGCTGTTTTCTTTTGAAAATCCTCCTGCGAGGCCATCGCGGCCAGAGGCGCAGGGTTTACGCCACCTCGCCTTTGAGGTAGCGGATATTGAAAAGGAAATTTCACGGTTAAATGATCGGGGAATTGTTACCGAACCAATTCGTATTGATGAATTTACGGGTAAGCGTTTTACTTTTTTTGCTGATCCGGATGGTTTGCCTTTAGAATTGTACGAAATTTAG
- a CDS encoding serine hydrolase: MKRSLNLFLLCLMALSALAQSKKQKTVDPLKGIDTLLNRILKDQQVAGFAVAVVKGDQVIYSKGFGYRDVENKKPVTPNTLFAIGSSTKAFTSGLVGLLQKEGKLSYDGIATSYLPQLKFYNDNMNNQITVRDMMCHRTGLSRYDLSWFIFNTSNRDSIIQRVRYMEPTAAVREKWQYNNFMFLAQGMIVEKLTGKTWEQNIKEKFFDPLEMNHSNTNIFEFEKDSEASLPYTINNKGAIEKIDYFNIDGMGPAGSINSSVNDMTHWLKVWISGGSYKGKEILPTSYIREAASSQMVMGSALPEKDKDIYLSTYGFGWMISSYRGHYMVEHGGNINGFSASVSFFPTDNLGIVVLTNQNTSSVPEIVYSSIADRMLGLKNIDWNGRTNKEKTAAKEREKAVKKTVENAKVLNTKPSHPLKDYDGLFDNPAYGVINVTFKNDSLIALMGKEKLLLRHYHYDVFSISGIDKNGKIDTAESDLRFNFISGQDGKIEGISIPLERGMKPTVFAYRARAVELSATSLAGYIGNYGENGMSKVYLKGKVLFVSVPGQPEYETISVGNDTFNFKNLKGFSLKFEKKEGTEKVISVSFIQPNGTFKQVRKD, from the coding sequence ATGAAACGTAGCCTAAATCTGTTCTTATTGTGCTTAATGGCACTATCTGCTCTTGCTCAGTCGAAAAAACAAAAAACAGTAGATCCTTTAAAAGGGATTGATACATTATTAAACAGGATATTGAAAGATCAGCAGGTGGCTGGTTTTGCGGTAGCTGTGGTAAAGGGCGATCAGGTAATCTACAGTAAGGGTTTCGGTTATCGTGATGTGGAAAATAAAAAACCGGTAACCCCAAATACGCTTTTTGCCATTGGTTCGAGTACAAAAGCCTTTACGTCAGGTCTTGTTGGTTTGTTGCAAAAAGAGGGAAAGCTTTCTTATGATGGTATTGCAACCTCTTATTTGCCTCAGTTAAAGTTTTATAATGATAATATGAACAACCAGATTACTGTGCGCGATATGATGTGCCACCGCACAGGTTTATCGCGTTATGATCTGTCGTGGTTTATATTTAATACTTCCAACCGCGATAGTATTATACAAAGGGTGCGATATATGGAACCGACTGCTGCTGTGCGTGAAAAATGGCAGTATAATAATTTTATGTTTTTGGCACAGGGCATGATTGTTGAAAAACTGACCGGAAAAACATGGGAGCAGAATATTAAAGAAAAGTTTTTTGATCCTTTGGAGATGAACCATTCCAATACCAATATTTTTGAGTTTGAAAAAGATAGCGAAGCTTCGTTGCCCTACACGATAAACAATAAAGGCGCTATCGAAAAGATTGATTATTTCAATATTGACGGAATGGGGCCTGCCGGAAGTATAAACAGCAGTGTAAACGATATGACGCACTGGTTAAAAGTGTGGATCAGCGGCGGATCTTATAAGGGGAAAGAGATTCTGCCTACTTCTTATATAAGAGAGGCTGCAAGTTCTCAAATGGTAATGGGGAGTGCTTTACCCGAAAAGGATAAGGATATTTACCTGTCTACCTATGGTTTTGGCTGGATGATCAGTTCATACCGTGGGCACTATATGGTAGAGCATGGCGGTAATATCAATGGTTTTTCGGCAAGTGTATCCTTTTTTCCGACCGACAATTTGGGTATTGTGGTGTTAACCAATCAAAATACCTCAAGTGTTCCGGAAATCGTATACAGTAGTATTGCAGACAGGATGTTAGGACTGAAAAATATCGATTGGAACGGTAGGACCAACAAAGAAAAAACTGCGGCGAAAGAAAGGGAGAAGGCTGTGAAAAAAACGGTTGAAAATGCAAAAGTTTTAAACACCAAACCTTCACATCCCTTAAAAGATTATGATGGTTTGTTTGATAATCCTGCTTATGGTGTAATTAATGTAACGTTCAAAAATGATTCACTTATTGCCCTGATGGGTAAAGAGAAACTTTTGCTTAGGCACTATCATTACGATGTGTTTAGCATTAGTGGTATAGATAAAAACGGTAAAATTGACACAGCAGAAAGTGATCTGCGTTTTAACTTTATTAGCGGGCAGGATGGCAAGATAGAGGGGATTAGTATTCCGCTCGAACGGGGAATGAAACCTACTGTGTTTGCGTACAGGGCAAGGGCAGTTGAATTAAGCGCAACAAGTTTAGCTGGTTACATTGGCAACTATGGGGAGAATGGAATGAGTAAAGTTTATTTAAAAGGTAAAGTTTTATTTGTTTCGGTACCTGGCCAGCCAGAGTATGAAACCATTTCTGTAGGAAACGATACTTTTAACTTTAAAAATCTGAAAGGATTTAGCCTAAAGTTTGAAAAGAAAGAAGGAACAGAAAAGGTTATATCTGTTTCGTTTATCCAACCTAATGGAACATTTAAACAAGTAAGAAAAGATTAA
- a CDS encoding RagB/SusD family nutrient uptake outer membrane protein: MKKFIYKSLFALTILGGCKKSIDFVPQDKLSAGTFWKSQNDVQLALTGCYGYLANAYNYAYDDGAADNAYCQYPWESNATRISAGNIDATLDAGYNSRYVFIRRYNYFLDNIGKATMDETVRKRFIAEARVLRAFTYYELAHYFGPIPLLKTAYTDPEETAVVPSPAATVIQFAIDEIKAVAADLPASYAGGAPNQTGRITSGAAWAILTRIQLEYGKYDDAVASAQKVMAAGYQLFRKTVLSANDTKDDYSTLITFADDAAKQKFYKGLASYQQQFWAANEGNKEAILVSQNIQENQSYAPYGNGLRTLLATANMGGWSSITPIQSLVDSYWKSDGTAFTPPTPEQRAADFNIKKMPTASYINEFKNRDTRLYASILFPGATWNEYKDGYVFTWAGVAGSESSTGYNFKKYLDPPSLVSGLEFDAPQDYSIIRYAEILLAYAEAKNEVSGPDATIFAALDDIRDRAGMPPINQAVNNTKEKLREVIRNERRIELAGEGQRFFDIRRWNIAANVMKTPKDIANVIVQERNWNPKFMLMPYPQAALDRNTNLKAQQTAKGY, from the coding sequence ATGAAAAAATTTATATATAAATCGCTTTTCGCTCTTACAATTTTAGGAGGCTGTAAAAAGTCGATAGACTTTGTTCCGCAGGATAAACTTTCCGCCGGTACTTTTTGGAAATCGCAAAATGATGTGCAGCTTGCTTTAACGGGCTGTTACGGATATCTAGCCAATGCTTATAACTATGCATATGACGATGGTGCCGCTGATAATGCATATTGTCAATATCCATGGGAAAGCAACGCCACCCGGATATCTGCGGGCAACATTGATGCGACATTAGATGCCGGGTATAATAGCCGTTACGTTTTTATACGTCGCTATAACTATTTTTTAGATAACATCGGTAAAGCGACCATGGATGAAACAGTAAGAAAACGTTTTATTGCCGAAGCTAGGGTTTTAAGGGCCTTTACTTACTACGAACTGGCACATTATTTTGGGCCAATACCTTTATTAAAAACAGCATACACAGATCCTGAAGAAACGGCTGTAGTACCAAGCCCCGCTGCTACTGTAATCCAATTTGCAATTGATGAGATTAAAGCCGTTGCAGCCGATTTACCAGCGAGTTATGCCGGTGGTGCACCAAATCAAACCGGCCGTATTACCAGCGGCGCTGCTTGGGCTATATTAACACGTATTCAATTAGAATATGGCAAATATGATGATGCTGTAGCAAGTGCCCAAAAGGTAATGGCAGCAGGTTACCAGCTTTTTAGAAAAACCGTTTTAAGTGCTAACGATACAAAGGATGATTATAGCACATTAATAACTTTTGCCGATGATGCCGCTAAGCAGAAATTTTATAAGGGGCTGGCCAGTTATCAACAACAATTTTGGGCAGCCAATGAAGGTAACAAGGAAGCAATCCTCGTATCACAGAATATTCAGGAAAACCAAAGTTATGCACCTTATGGTAACGGCTTAAGAACTTTATTAGCTACCGCAAATATGGGTGGTTGGAGTTCTATTACGCCTATTCAAAGTTTGGTTGATTCTTACTGGAAAAGTGACGGTACAGCTTTTACACCGCCAACACCAGAGCAGAGGGCCGCCGATTTTAACATTAAAAAAATGCCAACAGCTAGCTACATTAATGAATTTAAGAACCGTGATACCCGTTTGTATGCCAGTATATTATTTCCTGGAGCAACCTGGAACGAATACAAAGATGGGTATGTCTTTACCTGGGCTGGCGTGGCGGGTAGTGAAAGCTCGACCGGTTACAATTTTAAAAAGTACTTAGATCCTCCTTCACTGGTAAGTGGTTTAGAATTTGATGCACCGCAGGATTATAGCATTATTAGATACGCTGAAATACTGCTGGCCTATGCAGAAGCTAAAAATGAAGTAAGTGGTCCGGATGCAACTATTTTTGCCGCTTTAGATGATATACGCGATCGTGCAGGCATGCCTCCGATAAATCAAGCTGTTAACAATACAAAAGAAAAACTAAGAGAAGTTATCCGTAACGAACGAAGAATAGAATTGGCAGGCGAAGGACAAAGGTTTTTCGATATCAGACGCTGGAATATTGCGGCGAATGTAATGAAAACCCCTAAAGATATTGCTAATGTAATTGTTCAGGAGCGTAATTGGAATCCTAAATTTATGTTAATGCCTTATCCGCAAGCGGCTTTAGACAGAAATACAAATTTAAAAGCGCAACAAACAGCTAAAGGTTATTAA
- a CDS encoding tRNA1(Val) (adenine(37)-N6)-methyltransferase yields the protein MSIFKFKQFEVDQRGCAMRINTDGVLLGATVKHASPTAILDIGTGTGVIALMLAQRFPEANIHAVEIDQQAAETAEKNFQFSAFSERLTIKHTSIEQYEYAQQFDLIVSNPPFFVNDLKSEELRKGIARHANAGFFGMLIKKSSGLLADEGMIWLILPVKQADEVIGIAAHYNLSLAERIHIHSDQSKPTFRQMICLKKGEAVLKENHFYIYESLKQHTQEYKLLLRDFFMAY from the coding sequence ATGAGTATTTTCAAGTTCAAACAGTTTGAAGTTGACCAAAGAGGCTGCGCCATGAGGATTAACACCGATGGCGTATTGCTTGGTGCAACAGTTAAGCATGCTTCGCCTACAGCTATATTGGATATTGGAACAGGTACCGGTGTGATTGCCCTGATGTTGGCACAGCGTTTTCCTGAAGCAAACATACATGCTGTAGAAATCGACCAGCAAGCTGCGGAAACCGCTGAAAAAAACTTTCAATTTTCAGCTTTCAGTGAGCGGTTAACCATTAAGCACACATCAATTGAACAATATGAGTATGCTCAGCAATTCGATTTGATTGTCTCTAACCCACCTTTTTTTGTGAACGATTTAAAAAGTGAGGAACTTAGAAAAGGAATAGCCCGGCATGCAAATGCAGGCTTTTTTGGCATGCTCATTAAAAAATCGAGTGGGTTATTGGCAGATGAAGGTATGATTTGGCTGATCCTTCCAGTAAAACAAGCCGATGAGGTTATTGGTATTGCTGCACATTATAATTTATCGCTCGCGGAGCGGATCCATATCCATTCTGATCAAAGCAAACCAACCTTTAGACAGATGATCTGTTTGAAAAAAGGTGAAGCGGTTTTGAAGGAAAATCATTTTTATATTTATGAATCTTTAAAACAGCATACGCAGGAATATAAGCTTTTGCTCAGAGATTTTTTTATGGCTTACTAA
- a CDS encoding SusC/RagA family TonB-linked outer membrane protein, translating to MIHLRLLLFSVFLTCSIVQAQVKIITGRVLDKTSNTPIPGVSIVVKGTKTITQSDAKGNFTIAPGSIQSPVLVFSYVGYDNQEVEIGNRAEVDVYLTEANKGLNEVVVVGYGTQKKVNLSGAVNTVNTKTLVNRPVTSLTNALQGVVPGVAIKSSPGDLGSDLGSINVRGRANLGSSSPLFVVDGVVVTQGDFARINPNDVAAISVLKDASASSIYGARAANGVILVTTKKGNGAPAISYNAYYGRQSATYLPDYTNAYNYAILRNEAETNLGRTPLYDATALQAIQSQSNPDLYPNTDWYALILRKSAPMMEHQLSVSGGEKTKYYLSGTYFDQNSLIPGKDLKRYSLRANTETQISDKFKVGSNLSFIRDGYSNDNLEIGFTGIGRSIPLSVAKQSNGEWGSVTAGKENATIAGQNPLRLLQDGGRTNYNTNRFIGNLNGTYTPVKGLDISGLFSYNAYNYFNSSFVNTIDPVTGFITKKSLGSTAVLTNQLTEAWQSTSNILSQATASYEKNIDKHYFKVLAGASYEKAQKRTLRIIRKGFPNNDLNAINAGSTLPANTTAFNDLGDNVAGVGESALASVFARVNYAYADKYLFEASARNDASSRFAPGHRAAWYPSASVAWRISQEDFMKNLTAVNELKLRLSAGKLGNINNVGNYDFYDGLNVGSTVILDQSKQDGVTPGKLANPLLSWEKLTTYNAGLDATLFKSLTLQLDVFSRITKDILLPDPNIPAEAGLGDGESPSVNLGQVKNNGFELSLNYNGKINDFGYSIGGNVSKIWNKVTDLGGANETAPSGYYINRIGQPVGSFYMWQAEGLFVNQADINSHAKQANNPKPGDIRYKDQDGNGVIDGNDRVINGNDVPYFTYGLNLSANYKGFDFSVLTQGVSNVKVYLEAEASQAFFNGAGVKNYVLDRWTVSNPDPNAAYPRVTNDTQNFGMSSFWLFDASYFRVKAITLGYTIPQNILDKAKIKGLRIYASSNNPFTIRGDKRLKDFDPEAPSARSAYPSLKTFSVGLNLTL from the coding sequence ATGATTCATTTACGTTTACTATTATTTTCCGTTTTTCTTACCTGCAGCATTGTTCAGGCTCAGGTAAAGATCATCACGGGGAGGGTGTTGGATAAAACTAGCAATACACCAATACCAGGTGTCTCCATTGTTGTTAAGGGGACGAAAACAATAACCCAATCTGATGCCAAGGGGAATTTCACCATTGCTCCCGGATCAATTCAGTCACCCGTATTAGTATTTAGCTATGTAGGCTATGATAATCAGGAAGTTGAGATAGGGAATAGGGCAGAAGTGGATGTTTATCTAACAGAAGCAAACAAAGGCCTGAATGAGGTAGTTGTAGTAGGTTACGGCACCCAGAAAAAGGTTAATCTTTCGGGAGCGGTAAACACAGTAAATACAAAAACGCTTGTTAACAGGCCGGTAACCTCTTTAACAAATGCTTTACAGGGTGTTGTACCAGGCGTAGCCATTAAATCTTCTCCAGGCGATTTAGGAAGCGACTTAGGTAGCATTAATGTACGGGGACGTGCAAATTTAGGGTCATCTTCTCCATTATTTGTAGTTGATGGTGTGGTAGTTACACAAGGAGATTTTGCCCGTATCAACCCTAATGATGTGGCCGCAATTTCGGTATTAAAAGATGCTTCTGCATCTTCAATATATGGTGCCAGGGCAGCTAACGGTGTAATTCTTGTAACAACCAAAAAAGGAAATGGTGCGCCAGCAATTAGTTATAACGCGTACTACGGTAGACAATCGGCCACTTATCTGCCTGATTATACCAATGCTTATAATTATGCCATTTTACGCAATGAAGCAGAAACCAATTTGGGCAGAACACCACTTTATGATGCAACAGCTTTACAAGCAATACAAAGCCAATCCAATCCGGATCTTTATCCTAATACCGATTGGTATGCGTTAATCTTACGTAAAAGTGCGCCAATGATGGAACACCAGTTAAGTGTATCTGGAGGTGAAAAAACAAAGTATTATTTAAGTGGAACCTATTTTGACCAAAACTCCTTAATTCCGGGCAAAGATTTAAAACGCTACTCGTTAAGGGCTAATACGGAAACCCAAATTAGCGATAAATTTAAAGTCGGCAGTAATTTATCATTTATCAGGGATGGATATAGTAATGATAATTTAGAAATAGGTTTTACCGGTATTGGTAGATCTATTCCGCTATCTGTAGCTAAACAAAGTAATGGCGAGTGGGGTAGCGTAACCGCTGGAAAAGAAAATGCGACCATAGCTGGTCAAAATCCATTACGTTTATTGCAAGATGGTGGTCGAACAAACTACAACACCAATCGTTTTATCGGTAATTTAAATGGAACCTACACACCAGTTAAAGGTTTGGATATCTCTGGTTTGTTTTCTTACAATGCATATAACTACTTCAATAGTTCTTTTGTCAATACCATAGACCCTGTTACAGGATTTATTACCAAAAAATCTTTAGGGAGTACTGCTGTATTAACCAACCAGTTAACTGAAGCATGGCAAAGCACCTCAAATATATTATCTCAGGCTACAGCCAGTTACGAAAAAAATATAGACAAACATTATTTTAAGGTTTTGGCTGGAGCATCTTACGAAAAGGCACAAAAAAGAACTTTGAGGATTATTCGTAAAGGTTTTCCAAATAACGACCTGAATGCTATTAATGCCGGTTCTACGCTTCCCGCAAATACAACAGCATTTAATGATTTAGGTGATAATGTAGCTGGAGTGGGAGAAAGTGCATTGGCATCTGTATTCGCGCGTGTAAATTATGCTTATGCTGATAAATATTTGTTTGAAGCGAGTGCGAGAAACGATGCTTCATCAAGATTTGCTCCTGGTCATCGTGCTGCGTGGTATCCATCAGCGTCGGTAGCCTGGCGGATATCGCAAGAAGATTTTATGAAAAATCTTACTGCTGTTAATGAATTAAAATTACGTTTATCAGCAGGTAAGCTGGGTAATATTAACAACGTAGGCAATTATGATTTTTATGATGGGTTAAATGTCGGTAGTACAGTAATTTTGGATCAATCGAAACAAGATGGGGTAACACCTGGTAAATTGGCAAACCCATTATTAAGCTGGGAAAAACTAACCACCTATAATGCCGGTCTAGATGCAACTTTATTTAAATCGCTTACCTTGCAGTTAGACGTATTTAGCCGCATTACCAAAGATATTTTATTGCCAGATCCAAATATTCCGGCTGAAGCAGGTTTAGGGGATGGAGAATCGCCATCTGTAAATTTAGGCCAAGTTAAAAACAACGGATTTGAACTTTCGTTGAACTACAACGGAAAAATAAACGATTTTGGCTATTCTATAGGCGGTAACGTAAGTAAAATATGGAATAAAGTAACCGATTTGGGTGGTGCAAATGAAACCGCTCCAAGCGGTTATTACATTAACAGGATCGGCCAACCGGTAGGTTCATTCTACATGTGGCAGGCTGAGGGCTTATTTGTTAACCAGGCCGATATAAATAGCCATGCAAAACAAGCCAATAACCCAAAACCGGGAGATATCCGATACAAAGATCAGGACGGTAATGGCGTAATAGATGGTAACGATAGAGTAATTAACGGTAATGATGTACCATACTTTACCTATGGTTTAAATCTGTCGGCCAATTACAAAGGTTTTGATTTCAGTGTATTAACGCAAGGGGTGAGCAATGTAAAAGTTTACTTGGAAGCTGAGGCTTCACAAGCCTTTTTTAATGGCGCAGGTGTTAAAAATTATGTTTTAGACAGGTGGACAGTGAGTAACCCTGATCCTAATGCGGCATACCCAAGGGTAACCAACGATACCCAGAACTTTGGCATGTCTAGTTTTTGGCTGTTCGATGCTTCATACTTTAGGGTAAAAGCAATTACTTTAGGCTATACCATTCCTCAGAATATATTGGATAAAGCGAAAATCAAAGGATTAAGAATTTATGCATCTAGTAATAATCCTTTTACCATTCGTGGTGATAAAAGGTTAAAAGATTTTGATCCTGAAGCTCCTTCAGCTAGATCTGCATACCCGTCTTTAAAAACATTTTCTGTCGGCTTAAATTTAACTCTATAA